One Belonocnema kinseyi isolate 2016_QV_RU_SX_M_011 chromosome 6, B_treatae_v1, whole genome shotgun sequence genomic region harbors:
- the LOC117174146 gene encoding ATP-dependent DNA helicase PIF1, translated as MNQDSEGCYVTCTARLEWLNAEGCITRKVNHKTATLRLVRNNFREMLVEVRGEKANAVIKFAVRAISVFNRFMSEGKASIKFQEDKCTLFLSNAPIAQLVTFLKTIFVKMTGQSEKPITKSSMRDKLLSNAKGGETDISPATTAEVNKAREKAATVSRATVTTPSPTSIRKRKMTGENTPKAPRAKKLNMSNPTIGEMTEEQKKVLAAILGGRNVFFTGSAGTGKSFLLKRIIAALPPDVTMATASTGVAACHIGGITLHQFAGIGLGTASVEACCQMASKSAASTILRKTKHLIIDEISMIDADYFEKVEAVVRYIRRNEKPFGGIQLILCGDFFQLPPVSKRDEKVKFCFQSKAWANCVQVNFELRIVHRQKDPIFINILNNVRIGRITEEITEKLKATSLQKIESNGILATRLCSHIREANEINDSQLEKLPGDQKVFIAEDSDKMMTKTLDQQLPVPSRLVLKVGAQVMLLKNINVSSGLVNGARGVVAKFQDGSPVVHFRTGGQYQAKMETWSIKTAGGGIIQRKQIPFKLAWAFSIHKSQGLTLDCVEMSLSRVFDAGQAYVALSRAQSMECLRVLDFNAKQVWANPLVLEFYKNFRRRIHEMELIPLGRKAKSVC; from the exons ATGAATCAAGACTCGGAAGGTTGTTATGTGACATGCACAGCAAGATTAGAGTGGTTGAACGCCGAAGGATGCATTACTAGAAAAGTTAACCACAAAACGGCGACTCTCCGCTTGGTCAGAAACAATTTTCGGGAAATGCTTGTGGAAGTTCGAGGAGAAAAAGCAAATGCTGTGATAAAATTTGCCGTGCGAGCTATTTctgttttcaacagatttatgaGCGAAGGAAAGGCTTCAATCAAATTTCAAGAGGATAAGTGTACTTTGTTTCTGTCGAATGCTCCAATCGCTCAGCTCGTAACTTTCCTAAAGACGATTTTCGTGAAAATGACGGGACAATCGGAGAAACCGATAACGAAAAGTTCAATGAGGGATAAATTGCTTTCGAATGCAAAGGGAGGAGAAACGGATATTAGTCCTGCTACTACAGCTGAAGTAAATAAAGCGAGGGAAAAGGCTGCAACTGTTTCAAGAGCTACGGTGACGACTCCGTCGCCAACAAGTATCAGGAAGCGAAAAATGACTGGTGAAAATACCCCGAAGGCTCCTAGGGCGAAAAAGTTAAACATGAGTAATCCTACAATTGGAGAAATGACGGAGGAACAGAAGAAGGTCCTGGCTGCAATTTTGGGAGGAAGGAATGTATTTTTTACGGGAAGTGCTGGCACGGGAAAGTCATTTTTGTTGAAGAGGATCATTGCTGCTTTGCCTCCGGATGTTACTATGGCCACGGCAAGTACTGGTGTCGCAGCTTGTCATATag GTGGAATAACTCTTCATCAGTTTGCTGGAATCGGTCTCGGCACAGCCTCAGTCGAAGCTTGTTGTCAAATGGCATCAAAGTCAGCAGCATCAACAATATTGCGAAAAACAAAACACTTGATTATAGACGAGATATCCATGATTGATGCAGACTATTTCGAAAAAGTTGAAGCCGTCGTTCGCTACATTCGCCGAAATGAGAAACCGTTTGGTGGAATTCAACTGATTCTTTGCGGTGATTTCTTCCAACTACCTCCCGTCTCTAAACGAGACGAGAAAGTGAAATTCTGTTTTCAGAGCAAAGCCTGGGCGAACTGTGTTCAGGTAAACTTTGAACTCCGTATCGTTCACCGTCAAAAAGATCCCATCTTTATCAATATTCTCAACAACGTCAGAATAGGAAGAATAACCGAAGAAATCACCGAGAAATTGAAAGCCACCTCGCTTCAAAAAATCGAGAGCAATGGAATTTTGGCCACCAGGTTATGTTCTCACATCAGAGAAGCGAACGAGATCAATGACTCACAGCTGGAAAAACTACCAGGTGATCAGAAAGTCTTTATCGCCGAAGATTCGGACAAGATGATGACGAAAACTTTAGACCAGCAACTTCCAGTTCCAAGCCGGCTTGTTCTGAAAGTTGGAGCGCAAGTGATGCTTTTGAAGAACATTAACGTGAGCAGTGGACTCGTAAACGGGGCAAGAGGAGTCGTGGCCAAATTTCAGGACGGCTCTCCAGTCGTTCATTTCCGGACCGGAGGACAGTACCAAGCAAAGATGGAAACGTGGAGTATAAAAACTGCAGGCGGTGGAATAATTCAACGAAAGCAAATTCCGTTTAAACTTGCGTGGGCGTTTTCCATTCACAAGAGTCAGGGCCTAACCTTGGACTGTGTAGAAATGAGTCTCTCGCGAGTTTTTGATGCTGGACAAGCCTACGTAGCACTTTCGAGAGCACAGAGTATGGAGTGTCTCAGGGTTCTAGATTTTAATGCGAAGCAGGTTTGGGCGAATCCACTTGTTCTCGAGTTTTACAAGAACTTCAGGAGACGTATCCACGAAATGGAATTAATTCCCTTGGGCAGGAAAGCTAAATCTGTATGTTGA